A genomic window from Vanessa tameamea isolate UH-Manoa-2023 chromosome 7, ilVanTame1 primary haplotype, whole genome shotgun sequence includes:
- the LOC113401298 gene encoding xaa-Pro aminopeptidase 1-like: protein MNYLIIFYFATSLLFEVSFGVRLSPPTTSTLAPTTSPTQAALTISQELATGLPPQICADANSLTTPLGKLRTAMRNTSYTQMNAFFDAFLVFYSDEHLSEEPSPEERRLEYISGWEGVGTAAVLADGGAAIWVPAGDVRRARALLSCAWLVIDGDDPSQPTIVEWISERPGRNGRIGGDARLTSVGEWQMLSANLQREGLQLVHMPTLVDQLWNEEMDPMKRRPEFSRIVANLHKMDYTGVTWREKVWAVRNELRSMAADAMVVTALDEVAWLLNIRGRDNPYAPLLKAFVIISSKDVRVYAPPGKLSMPVREILAVYNCYTNSNNCTRVNEYTTIYSDLRRATESKILIPTAGTFQRGASAAIAQSVSQAKRLFQPSPIVYLKAQKNQAEIKGMRKAHLRDAVAMCTVMCYMETMGKSSLYEKTVAMKVDLTRATQAGYVSLSMQTRVAFGPNGAVPEYKATNDTNRRIFTNSTLVIQSGGQYDEGTTTVTRTLHYGTPSREERKAYTSVLRSLAAFGTLLTPATLPAAHTDPVVRAPLWSFKQDYIPPTGHGVGAALNRREDPVVIDYRQDTNLHTFREGYFITIEPAWYENRKFGVKLGNVLEVVPRPSNYLGFRESTLIPFEPKLIDKNLLTEYEINWLNAYNDRIRQTVGPELNIQGLTDVYYWMMNKTIKLESPRAKKNNPNSAVSYKSLQITTLIVTVNCILSNLLLTY, encoded by the exons TATCTTTTGGAGTTCGCTTATCACCGCCTACGACGTCAACACTCGCCCCAACTACATCACCGACTCAGGCGGCCCTGACCATAAGCCAGGAACTGGCAACCGGACTGCCTCCACAAATATGCGCTGATGCCAATAGCCTCACGACGCCTCTTGGAAAATTACGAACCGCGATGCGAAATACAAGTTATACACAAATGAATGCCTTTTTCGATGCTTTTCTCGTGTTCTACAGTGATGAACATTTG AGCGAGGAGCCATCTCCCGAGGAACGGCGTCTAGAGTACATCAGCGGATGGGAAGGAGTAGGTACCGCGGCCGTTCTTGCAGACGGTGGAGCTGCAATTTGGGTTCCAGCAGGCGACGTCCGTCGTGCACGTGCCTTGCTCTCCTGCGCATGGCTTGTGATCGATGGAGATGATCCTAGTCAGCCTACAATCGTCGAATGGATTTCT GAGCGCCCAGGGCGTAACGGTCGTATTGGTGGAGACGCAAGACTTACATCTGTTGGCGAATGGCAAATGCTGTCTGCAAACTTGCAACGCGAAGGCTTACAGCTTGTCCACATGCCGACACTTGTCGATCAGTTATGGAACGAGGAAATGGATCCAATGAAACGTCGTCCGGAGTTTTCCAGAATTGTGGCCAACTTACACAAGATGGACTATACAG GAGTGACCTGGCGTGAGAAAGTATGGGCAGTTCGCAATGAGTTGCGATCGATGGCCGCGGACGCGATGGTGGTGACCGCTTTAGACGAGGTGGCGTGGCTTCTTAACATTCGCGGAAGGGACAACCCCTATGCACCGCTTCTGAAGGCATTTGTTATCATCAGTAGCAAAGACGTCCGTGTGTATGCACCGCCGGGAAAACTCTCCATGCCCGTTCGAGAAATTCTTGCAGTTTACAACTGTTATACGAATTCAAATAACTGTACAag agTGAATGAATACACGACCATCTACTCGGATTTACGCCGAGCCACCGAATCGAAAATCCTAATACCAACGGCCGGGACTTTTCAAAGAGGTGCATCAGCGGCGATTGCTCAGAGTGTTTCACAGGCAAAAAGATTATTCCAACCGTCTCCTATTGTTTACCTGAAAGCACAGAAAAATCAAGCGGAAATAAAAGGAATGCGCAAAGCACATCTACGTGATGCAGTCGCCATGTGCACGGTCATGTGTTACATGGAAACCATG GGAAAGTCAAGTTTGTATGAAAAGACGGTAGCAATGAAGGTTGACCTAACCCGTGCCACTCAGGCCGGCTACGTCAGTCTGTCCATGCAGACACGCGTCGCGTTCGGGCCCAACGGCGCCGTACCGGAGTACAAAGCTACTAACGATACCAATCGCCGGATATTCACTAATTCCACGCTGGTGATACAATCTGGTGGACAATACGACG AGGGTACAACTACAGTGACTCGCACACTACACTATGGTACACCCTCGCGAGAAGAGCGTAAAGCGTACACCAGCGTACTTCGGTCACTTGCCGCGTTTGGTACACTGCTAACACCTGCGACTCTGCCCGCTGCGCACACGGACCCGGTAGTCAGGGCGCCGCTTTGGAGTTTCAAACAGGATTACATTCCTCCTACGGGACATGGTGTGGGAGCTGCTTTAAATCGAAGAGAAG atCCCGTTGTAATAGACTACAGGCAAGACACTAATCTCCATACATTTAGAGAAGGATACTTTATAACCATTG AACCAGCGTGGTATGAAAATAGGAAGTTTGGAGTGAAATTAGGAAATGTTCTTGAAGTTGTACCTCGTCCTAGTAACTATCTGGGCTTCCGAGAGTCGACGCTCATACCATTTGAACCTAAGTTGATTGATAAAAACCTCCTTACTGAATACGAG ATTAACTGGTTAAACGCTTACAACGATCGGATTAGACAAACAGTTGGTCCTGAACTGAACATCCAAGGTTTAACTGACGTTTACTACTGGATGATGAACAAAACTATCAAATTAGAGTCACCAAGAGCCAAGAAGAATAATCCCAACTCCGCTGTGTCTTATAAAAGTTTACAAATCACTACTTTGATAGTAACCGTCAACTGTATTCTGAGtaacttattattaacttattaa